The genomic stretch CTCGTTGCCCACCGACGACGGCAAGCTCGCCGCGCAGGCCAGCCTGTGCGTGTACGACCAGGGCGGCAACGACGCCTTCACCACCTTCAAGAGCATCCTGTTCCGCGCGCAGGGCGAAGAGAACGTCGTCTGGGCCACCAAGGCCCGCCTGAAGGACCTCGCCGGAAACCTCGAGAGCCTCGACCAGAGCAAGTTCGCCGAGTGCCTGGACACCGACGCCACCGCCGCCCGCGTGGACGCCATGGAAGCCCAGGCCACCCGCGCCCGCGTGAACAGCACCCCCACCGTGTTCGTGAACGGCAAGCAGGTCACCGGCACCCTGGCCGACGTCAGCGCCGCCATCGACGCCGCGGAGTAACCCGTGAGCCGCGACAACCGCCTGTACGCCGCGTGGGTCGTGTCCCTGATCGCCACGCTCGGCAGCCTGTACTTCAGCGAGATCCGCCACTTCAACCCCTGCATCCTGTGCTGGTTCCAGCGCATCTTCATGTACCCGCTGGCGATCATCCTGGGCGTCGCGGCCCTGACCGGCGACCTGCGCGTGCGACGCTACGCCCTGCCCCTGGCGGGCACTGGCGTGCTGATCGCGCTGTACCAGAACCTCGAAAC from Deinococcus soli (ex Cha et al. 2016) encodes the following:
- a CDS encoding disulfide bond formation protein B, which gives rise to MSRDNRLYAAWVVSLIATLGSLYFSEIRHFNPCILCWFQRIFMYPLAIILGVAALTGDLRVRRYALPLAGTGVLIALYQNLETWGVVPVLRACSADPSASCGTPWPVWGMTSPLNTILTIPVLSMIAFTLIIGLLSWRRPRTI
- a CDS encoding DsbA family protein, which produces MTANSNPNRMFLVIGTLIAAVLIGLAVFAVQGKPAAGTADFDLTGVPFAGQESAPVDVVVVEDFKCPACKNFEETVTPELKTRYVDTGKAKVHTILWPFLAEKFSLPTDDGKLAAQASLCVYDQGGNDAFTTFKSILFRAQGEENVVWATKARLKDLAGNLESLDQSKFAECLDTDATAARVDAMEAQATRARVNSTPTVFVNGKQVTGTLADVSAAIDAAE